One genomic region from Gossypium hirsutum isolate 1008001.06 chromosome D13, Gossypium_hirsutum_v2.1, whole genome shotgun sequence encodes:
- the LOC107952983 gene encoding tropinone reductase homolog At2g29290 — protein MDGFSKDKRWNLQGMTALVTGGTKGIGYAIVEELAGLGARVHTCSRTITELNDCLLEWKAKGFRVTGSVCDVSNQAQREKLLNAVSSEFNGELNILVNNVGISMGKLVSDYTAEDISKLTSINFESAYNISVLAHPLLKASPNASIVFISSVAGILPVFFAPIYGANKGAMNHLAKYLACDWAGDNIRVNTIAPGVIKTPLSEQFFDEKDERLKETINRTPLRRLGQPKEVSAMVAFLCLPAASYITGQIICVDGGMTVNGLNFPK, from the exons atggatgGGTTTAGCAAAGATAAGAGATGGAATCTTCAAGGCATGACTGCACTTGTTACCGGTGGAACGAAAGGGATCGG GTATGCAATTGTGGAGGAATTAGCTGGACTCGGAGCAAGAGTACATACATGCTCTCGAACTATAACCGAGCTCAACGATTGCTTACTCGAGTGGAAGGCAAAGGGTTTTCGAGTTACAGGTTCAGTGTGTGATGTTTCGAATCAAGCTCAAAGGGAAAAGCTATTAAACGCAGTGTCCTCTGAGTTCAATGGGGAGCTTAACATCCTG GTAAATAATGTGGGAATAAGTATGGGGAAATTGGTGTCGGATTACACGGCGGAAGATATTTCAAAGCTGACGAGCATCAATTTTGAATCAGCTTATAACATTAGTGTATTGGCACATCCCCTTTTGAAAGCTTCACCCAACGCAAGCATTGTGTTTATTTCTTCAGTTGCTGGTATATTACCTGTATTTTTTGCACCTATATATGGAGCCAACAAAG GGGCCATGAACCATCTTGCAAAATACTTGGCATGTGATTGGGCAGGAGATAATATTAGGGTTAATACTATTGCACCTGGAGTAATCAAAACTCCCCTTAGTGAACAA TTTTTTGATGAGAAAGATGAAAGATTAAAGGAAACCATAAACCGAACACCATTACGACGGCTTGGCCAGCCGAAGGAAGTGTCGGCTATGGTGGCTTTCCTGTGCTTACCGGCGGCTTCCTATATAACAGGGCAGATTATTTGTGTTGATGGTGGGATGACAGTGAATGGCTTGAACTTTCCTAAATAA
- the LOC107934740 gene encoding tropinone reductase homolog At1g07440: MGEAEGCSKDKRWSLQGMTALVTGGTKGIGHAIVEELAGLGAVVHTCSRTETELNDCLLEWKGQGFRVTGSVCDVSNQAQRENLLSTVSSVFNGKLNILINNVGTNIGKMVTDYTAEDVSFLTSTNFESAYNISVLAHPLLKASAAASVVFISSIVGALPICTAPILGANKGAMNHLAKFLACDWAGDNIRVNVVAPAVIKTPLSQRFFEGNEEGLKTVISRTPLGRLGEPKEVSALVAFLCLPAASYVTGQLIYVDGGMTVNGLCFPNQTTKQHEP; encoded by the exons ATGGGAGAAGCAGAGGGGTGTAGCAAAGACAAAAGATGGAGTCTTCAAGGCATGACTGCACTTGTCACCGGTGGTACCAAAGGCATCGG GCATGCAATCGTGGAGGAATTAGCTGGACTTGGAGCCGTTGTGCATACATGTTCTCGAACTGAAACCGAGCTCAACGATTGCTTACTCGAATGGAAAGGACAGGGTTTTCGAGTTACAGGTTCGGTGTGTGATGTTTCGAATCAAGCTCAAAGGGAAAATCTATTAAGCACTGTTTCCTCTGTGTTCAATGGGAAGCTTAACATCCTG ATAAATAACGTTGGAACGAATATAGGGAAAATGGTGACGGATTACACGGCAGAAGATGTTTCGTTTTTGACGAGCACCAACTTCGAATCGGCTTATAACATTAGTGTATTGGCACATCCCCTTTTGAAAGCTTCCGCCGCTGCAAGCGTTGTGTTTATTTCTTCAATTGTTGGTGCATTACCTATATGTACTGCGCCTATATTGGGAGCCAACAAAG GGGCCATGAACCATCTTGCGAAATTCTTGGCATGTGATTGGGCAGGAGATAATATTAGGGTTAATGTCGTTGCTCCTGCAGTCATCAAAACTCCCCTCTCTCAACGC TTTTTTGAAGGTAATGAAGAAGGATTAAAGACAGTCATAAGCCGAACACCATTAGGACGGCTTGGCGAGCCGAAGGAAGTGTCGGCCTTGGTGGCTTTCTTGTGCCTACCAGCGGCTTCATATGTCACAGGGCAGCTTATTTATGTTGATGGCGGGATGACGGTAAATGGCCTCTGTTTTCCAAATCAAACTACAAAACAACATGAGCCATGA